From a region of the Paenibacillus lutimineralis genome:
- a CDS encoding helix-turn-helix domain-containing protein, whose translation MELELANNRYIAEFMLPDMDSTFRIFASHVRTVTRDWSYPRHTHPLFEVNLLLAGGQEMIVNSQRYIQKPGDLLLLRPEDVHESRAIGEEPMTYYCLHFNADDPILHALLSRRNFDLYESTSALTRAIRPSLDKLISLTSANEVPLKLANKMRAMSAVFDLLAGLSEVLSEQGEEELASSKMGRVAFEIAARLEKCVEDSDIQGETLSEVEKEEQHSRDAVAAATADLGYSASSCNRIFQRVYGISPRQYLSGLKLKKAKLLLMEPELTVEAVSTRLGYKDIAHFSRQFKRWTGESPGKFRARFHV comes from the coding sequence ATGGAACTGGAACTGGCTAATAATCGTTATATCGCGGAATTTATGCTGCCGGATATGGATTCGACCTTTCGGATATTTGCATCCCATGTCCGTACGGTGACTAGGGATTGGTCATACCCTCGGCATACTCATCCTTTGTTTGAAGTCAATTTACTGCTCGCCGGGGGACAGGAGATGATTGTGAACAGTCAGCGTTATATCCAGAAGCCCGGTGATTTACTGCTGCTTAGGCCGGAGGATGTTCATGAGAGTCGGGCGATTGGTGAAGAGCCGATGACTTATTACTGTTTGCATTTTAATGCGGATGATCCTATTCTCCATGCCTTGCTGAGCCGTAGGAACTTCGACCTGTATGAGTCGACGAGCGCCCTGACCCGGGCAATTCGCCCAAGTCTGGACAAGCTGATCTCACTGACCTCAGCTAATGAGGTGCCGCTGAAGCTAGCTAACAAGATGAGGGCCATGTCCGCCGTATTCGACCTGCTTGCTGGCCTGAGCGAGGTGCTGTCAGAGCAGGGCGAGGAGGAACTGGCCAGCAGCAAGATGGGCAGGGTAGCCTTTGAGATTGCGGCGAGATTGGAGAAGTGTGTTGAGGATAGCGATATCCAGGGAGAGACTTTGTCCGAGGTTGAAAAGGAAGAGCAGCATTCCAGAGATGCTGTAGCGGCTGCCACCGCGGATCTCGGATACAGCGCTTCGTCTTGCAACCGCATCTTCCAGCGAGTATATGGTATATCGCCGCGCCAATATTTATCCGGCCTGAAGCTGAAGAAGGCCAAGCTTCTGCTCATGGAGCCCGAGCTTACGGTAGAGGCCGTCTCCACCCGTCTTGGCTACAAGGATATTGCCCATTTCAGCCGTCAATTCAAGCGCTGGACCGGAGAGTCCCCAGGGAAATTCCGGGCCCGGTTTCATGTGTGA
- a CDS encoding peptidoglycan-binding protein — MEQKVNPNQVEGLADSLGRLNRMIEDQVTGMCKDVSRVVGDTRTQYSEDYVGRAADEVERLIQEIQQLALAIDDQLRIKEKTLRWAAGEYVEREKEAIRKIEEMQQKKIPLVLSREALFQEKNQTLSPFGALPVYPFVLSASVSLPVYIPPLSEELSLNSEKYSDEVLRLQQRLKELGYEVEANGFFDEETLKAVNQFKDNYGLENRRSAAGVVDDQMWRYLFGGLNGILTKDSGVYSDPVKIVQSRLKKLGFDIEATGYYDEQTQRAIDGFREIYGKDLSGADGVIGEQTWNALFNIKVPQPQYTIGAYDPYNSVDVNDILNRDDPEVQKRLEQTYWATLSKEEQDRRYREIKEEMDAIDNKWADKMRRAQSGIGNQFFANLITGTSNAVVNTINTASAGLPELITEWIMGPMPEGYVDPLDDPYGKKAGVIAGNMVGFFLPFKYLKGIKTPALLAKLSPTVLRSVTAEAIFSGVTEVSDSVTDFRKDGDQSLGERLFNIAFNSSAAGVGDVAFTYAFKTISGMLKSSGAQKIFEYIRPKKIEKTYQGNENVDKNLYDEIRRRVLQNIENSRKAREASKYKEYAKKEKSILDDINKRHQLEGTGNVVNRVPLPDTSTIKNIEQAIINNRLTKDSFLSLMRKSANELTPDEARIMENIRKTVPTPEVNTPLQKVLNPSFVNGYLDGSFMNFNGGKIGGCITTVEDASKLMSPKIIYDGLRLDYPGTPFSPTDGFTTVIRFTSKDAGNIKIPFGDSMPNPTGGRVSTMTDPFTGNGFTSATNGQIIPEFYSDGLTLTNGAQMIKISSDGIETLFAVFDKVEGKFIPVN; from the coding sequence ATGGAGCAGAAGGTGAATCCCAATCAGGTAGAAGGATTGGCAGATAGCCTTGGACGTCTAAACCGAATGATTGAAGATCAGGTTACAGGAATGTGCAAGGATGTATCCCGAGTCGTGGGTGACACTCGTACCCAGTATTCGGAGGATTACGTTGGCAGAGCCGCAGATGAGGTAGAGCGCTTGATTCAGGAGATTCAGCAGCTGGCCCTGGCGATTGATGATCAGCTGCGAATTAAGGAGAAGACGTTGAGGTGGGCGGCAGGAGAATATGTTGAACGTGAGAAGGAAGCGATCCGGAAAATCGAAGAAATGCAGCAGAAGAAAATTCCTCTCGTTCTGAGTCGAGAAGCTCTATTCCAAGAGAAGAATCAAACCTTATCTCCATTTGGGGCCCTTCCCGTGTATCCATTCGTTTTATCCGCCTCAGTTTCACTGCCGGTATATATTCCACCCTTGTCTGAAGAATTAAGCTTAAATTCCGAGAAGTATAGCGATGAAGTGTTGCGGCTGCAGCAGAGATTGAAGGAGCTAGGCTATGAAGTAGAGGCCAATGGCTTCTTCGACGAGGAGACTCTAAAAGCGGTGAATCAGTTCAAAGATAATTATGGACTAGAGAACCGAAGAAGCGCAGCAGGCGTTGTAGACGATCAGATGTGGCGCTATTTGTTTGGAGGTTTAAATGGAATCCTGACAAAAGACTCAGGGGTCTATTCAGATCCAGTTAAGATAGTGCAGAGCCGTCTGAAGAAATTGGGATTTGATATTGAGGCAACAGGCTACTATGATGAACAGACCCAGCGAGCGATTGATGGATTCCGGGAAATCTACGGGAAGGATCTGTCCGGAGCAGACGGAGTCATTGGAGAGCAGACGTGGAATGCATTATTCAATATTAAAGTCCCCCAGCCTCAGTATACGATAGGAGCCTATGATCCGTATAATTCAGTAGATGTGAACGATATATTGAACCGTGACGATCCTGAAGTACAGAAAAGGTTGGAACAGACGTATTGGGCCACGTTATCGAAGGAAGAGCAGGATCGGCGGTATCGGGAAATCAAGGAGGAAATGGATGCGATCGATAATAAATGGGCAGACAAAATGCGTCGGGCCCAGAGCGGAATCGGAAATCAATTCTTCGCAAATTTGATTACAGGAACATCGAATGCTGTAGTCAATACTATTAATACCGCTTCAGCAGGATTACCGGAGTTGATTACCGAATGGATAATGGGACCGATGCCAGAAGGATACGTAGACCCGTTAGACGATCCATACGGAAAAAAGGCCGGAGTAATCGCAGGCAATATGGTCGGCTTCTTTCTACCATTCAAGTATTTAAAGGGGATCAAGACGCCAGCTCTATTAGCAAAGCTGTCCCCAACCGTGTTGCGATCGGTGACGGCAGAAGCCATATTCAGTGGAGTAACTGAAGTGTCTGATTCCGTAACGGATTTCCGCAAGGATGGAGATCAGAGCCTGGGAGAGCGATTATTCAATATAGCATTCAACTCTTCAGCAGCGGGTGTTGGTGATGTGGCATTTACTTACGCGTTCAAGACAATATCCGGCATGTTAAAAAGTTCAGGTGCACAAAAAATATTTGAGTATATTAGGCCGAAGAAGATAGAGAAAACCTATCAGGGTAATGAAAATGTCGATAAGAATTTGTATGATGAAATACGAAGACGCGTATTGCAGAATATTGAAAATAGTCGGAAAGCACGAGAAGCTTCTAAGTATAAGGAATATGCAAAAAAGGAAAAGTCGATACTTGATGATATTAATAAGAGACATCAATTAGAAGGAACGGGCAATGTTGTCAACAGAGTCCCCCTGCCAGATACATCAACTATAAAGAATATAGAACAAGCTATTATTAATAATAGATTAACTAAAGACAGCTTTTTATCTTTAATGAGAAAGTCTGCAAATGAATTAACACCAGATGAAGCAAGAATTATGGAAAATATCAGAAAAACCGTTCCAACCCCAGAAGTTAATACACCGTTACAAAAAGTGCTAAACCCTTCATTTGTTAACGGATATCTAGACGGCAGTTTCATGAATTTTAACGGAGGAAAAATAGGGGGTTGTATAACTACTGTAGAAGATGCATCAAAATTAATGAGTCCCAAAATAATATACGATGGATTACGTTTGGATTATCCAGGTACGCCATTTAGTCCAACAGATGGTTTTACGACGGTGATTAGGTTTACTTCTAAAGATGCAGGCAATATTAAAATCCCTTTTGGAGACAGTATGCCAAACCCTACAGGAGGAAGAGTGTCGACTATGACAGACCCATTTACCGGGAATGGATTTACTTCTGCAACAAATGGACAAATAATTCCAGAGTTCTATTCCGATGGGCTTACTTTAACTAATGGGGCTCAAATGATTAAAATCAGTAGTGATGGGATAGAAACCCTATTTGCTGTATTTGATAAAGTCGAGGGGAAATTTATACCTGTAAATTAA
- a CDS encoding DMT family transporter, whose product MENVSTGYKVQEPASVRPAKAKSGFWLVVLGAALWGVDPLFRIILLRALTSAQIVLLEHVIIALIAIPVLWKNRGELKGMSMKHLGALLFISWGGSAIATILFTMGLANGNANAVLLLQKLQPLFAIILASLLLKEKLPRHFSILFLIALAGTYFLTFGFAIPIGHWNEFVQVGSLLSLGAAALWGGSTVMGRLMVGQMKYETVTSLRFVLALPLLLAVTWNEGAAWNLPSGTYDLSLVGLNLLGQALLPGLLSILVYYKGLTTTKASVATLAELSFPMVGVLINWIAFQQIVTVPQVLGFLLIWFVLFAISRQNSASAA is encoded by the coding sequence ATGGAAAACGTAAGTACAGGCTATAAGGTGCAGGAGCCCGCTTCAGTGCGTCCTGCTAAGGCAAAAAGCGGTTTTTGGCTAGTGGTATTGGGAGCGGCTCTATGGGGTGTCGATCCATTATTCCGGATCATTCTGCTCCGTGCACTGACTTCAGCGCAAATCGTTCTGCTGGAGCATGTCATTATCGCGTTGATCGCTATTCCAGTGTTATGGAAGAATCGCGGGGAATTGAAAGGCATGAGCATGAAGCATCTCGGCGCTTTGCTCTTCATTTCTTGGGGTGGCTCAGCCATAGCAACTATCCTGTTCACGATGGGGCTTGCTAACGGCAACGCCAACGCAGTATTGCTGCTGCAGAAGCTGCAGCCGTTGTTCGCCATCATTTTAGCGAGCTTGTTGCTCAAAGAGAAGCTACCGCGTCATTTCTCGATTCTGTTCCTGATCGCGCTGGCTGGAACTTATTTTCTAACCTTTGGATTTGCTATTCCGATCGGGCACTGGAATGAATTTGTGCAAGTGGGGAGTCTGTTATCTTTGGGGGCTGCAGCCCTATGGGGCGGTTCCACCGTGATGGGCAGATTGATGGTCGGACAGATGAAATACGAGACAGTGACCTCGCTACGGTTCGTTCTCGCTCTTCCGCTGTTGCTCGCGGTAACCTGGAATGAAGGTGCTGCGTGGAATCTTCCATCAGGCACATACGATCTATCTTTGGTAGGACTTAACCTGCTTGGTCAGGCGCTTCTGCCAGGACTGCTCAGCATCCTAGTCTACTATAAAGGTCTAACCACTACAAAGGCGTCTGTGGCTACACTGGCGGAGCTCAGCTTCCCGATGGTCGGCGTTCTGATCAACTGGATCGCTTTCCAGCAGATCGTAACCGTCCCTCAAGTGCTAGGCTTCCTGCTAATCTGGTTCGTATTGTTTGCCATCTCCAGACAAAATAGTGCTTCGGCGGCTTAA
- a CDS encoding glycoside hydrolase family 52 protein, translated as MLFNAHHSPIGAFASFTLGYPGKKGGLDLELASPPNQNIYIGLQEDGKNRYQALPFFGEGQDERDRYTSEQDGEKEVVEDKLITSFAQESITRNFNAATDEWQAGDLTFRIYSPFDSVPDPATSKDEELKFAIMPAVLAEIVVDNTRGTSSRRAFFGLQNSDPYRSIRRLEEVTNGEIIGIGQGRHTAIATSDSRVKSAGFFTMEAILEPKVEENLRFGLGAVGALLMDTPAGEKATYRFAICFYREGYVTTGLDTTYYYTRYFGNIEEVAAYAMDHFDKKVEIAQQADRITDAPHLNDDQRFMLKSSIRSYYGSTQLLDHKGEALWVVNEGEYRMMNTFDLTVDQLFYEMKMNPWTVKNELDLFVKRYSYTDQVHFPGDPTPYPGGISFTHDMGVANAFSKPEYSSYELHSIDDCFSHMTHEQLVNWLLCATVYVQQTQDSKWINDNLSIMEQCLESMVNRDHPDPAKRTGIMGLDSSRTMGGAEITTYDSLDVSLGQARNNIYLAGKSWAAYVAMEKLFTKLGRGEQASLAAEQADRCAATIVSQMLPEGYVPAVIQENNDSRIIPAIEGLIFPLFTGCKEALDPNGRFGAYIQTLNKHLNTVLQPGVCLFADGGWKLSSTSDNSWLSKIYLCQFIARQILGLEWNEQGRAADAAHVGWLTSTANAYWSWSDQMLAGVICGSRYYPRGVTSILWLDEQPSA; from the coding sequence ATGTTATTCAACGCACACCACTCTCCAATAGGAGCGTTTGCGAGTTTTACACTAGGTTATCCCGGCAAGAAAGGCGGCTTAGATCTTGAACTGGCTAGCCCGCCCAATCAGAATATATACATTGGACTGCAAGAGGATGGCAAGAACCGTTACCAAGCGCTACCTTTCTTCGGGGAGGGCCAGGATGAGCGCGATCGCTATACTTCTGAACAGGATGGCGAGAAAGAAGTCGTTGAAGATAAGCTGATCACTTCTTTTGCCCAAGAGAGCATTACTCGCAACTTCAATGCGGCAACCGATGAATGGCAAGCCGGAGATCTGACCTTCCGGATCTATTCGCCATTTGACAGTGTGCCTGATCCAGCTACCTCCAAGGATGAGGAACTTAAATTTGCCATTATGCCAGCCGTTCTGGCTGAGATCGTCGTCGATAACACACGCGGAACAAGCAGCCGCCGGGCCTTCTTCGGCTTGCAGAACAGCGACCCGTACAGATCTATCCGCCGTCTTGAAGAAGTAACGAACGGTGAGATTATCGGGATTGGACAAGGCAGACATACCGCGATTGCGACGAGTGACAGCCGAGTAAAAAGTGCAGGCTTCTTCACAATGGAAGCCATTCTTGAGCCTAAGGTCGAAGAGAATCTGCGTTTTGGTCTCGGAGCCGTCGGCGCTCTGCTTATGGATACACCTGCAGGGGAGAAAGCAACCTACCGCTTTGCGATCTGCTTCTACCGTGAGGGATATGTTACAACCGGTCTCGATACTACCTACTATTACACACGCTATTTTGGAAATATTGAAGAGGTTGCCGCTTATGCGATGGATCACTTCGATAAGAAGGTAGAAATTGCACAGCAGGCTGACCGCATCACAGATGCACCTCACCTGAATGACGATCAGCGCTTCATGCTTAAGTCTTCAATTCGCAGCTACTATGGCTCTACACAATTGCTCGACCACAAGGGAGAAGCGCTCTGGGTTGTGAATGAAGGCGAGTACCGGATGATGAATACGTTCGACCTGACCGTAGACCAACTGTTCTATGAGATGAAAATGAACCCATGGACCGTGAAAAATGAGCTCGATCTGTTCGTGAAGCGCTACAGCTACACCGATCAGGTTCACTTCCCTGGAGATCCGACTCCTTATCCGGGCGGCATCAGCTTCACCCATGATATGGGCGTGGCCAATGCCTTCTCCAAGCCTGAATATTCCTCCTACGAGCTGCATTCGATTGATGACTGCTTCTCGCACATGACGCATGAGCAGCTCGTGAACTGGTTACTGTGCGCTACTGTATACGTACAGCAAACACAGGATAGCAAGTGGATCAATGATAACTTGAGCATTATGGAGCAGTGCCTGGAGAGCATGGTGAACCGTGACCATCCGGATCCAGCCAAACGCACAGGTATTATGGGTCTCGATAGCTCCCGCACGATGGGTGGAGCTGAGATCACAACCTATGACAGCCTTGACGTATCGCTTGGACAAGCACGGAACAACATCTATTTGGCCGGCAAGAGCTGGGCTGCTTATGTAGCCATGGAGAAGCTGTTCACGAAGCTTGGCCGTGGGGAACAAGCAAGCCTGGCTGCTGAACAAGCTGATCGCTGCGCAGCGACTATTGTGTCGCAGATGCTGCCAGAAGGCTACGTTCCGGCTGTCATTCAAGAGAACAACGATTCCCGAATTATTCCGGCTATCGAAGGGCTGATCTTCCCGCTCTTTACCGGCTGCAAAGAAGCGCTTGATCCGAATGGACGCTTCGGTGCATACATCCAGACGCTGAACAAGCATCTGAATACAGTGCTCCAACCAGGTGTGTGCCTGTTCGCAGACGGAGGCTGGAAGCTCTCCTCCACCAGCGACAACTCCTGGCTCAGTAAGATCTATCTGTGCCAATTCATCGCTCGGCAAATTCTTGGCCTGGAGTGGAACGAGCAAGGCAGAGCTGCGGACGCAGCCCATGTCGGCTGGCTGACTTCCACGGCGAATGCTTACTGGAGCTGGAGCGACCAGATGCTCGCCGGAGTGATCTGCGGCAGCCGCTACTATCCGCGCGGAGTGACATCCATTCTGTGGCTGGATGAGCAACCGTCTGCGTAA